A genomic segment from Pseudostreptobacillus hongkongensis encodes:
- the sufU gene encoding Fe-S cluster assembly sulfur transfer protein SufU: protein MNLEKLYQQTILEYNRSDLKKEIDDPTDVERGHNPSCGDDLSLVLKIDGNKIVDASFLGNGCAISTASSAMLVELIKDKDVDFAKKLVTAFFKMMKSESLTEDERNILGNAEILEITKDMPARIKCSTLSWHSLKVILEKY, encoded by the coding sequence ATGAATTTAGAAAAACTTTATCAACAAACTATATTAGAATATAATCGGAGTGACTTAAAAAAAGAAATAGATGATCCTACAGATGTTGAAAGAGGACATAATCCTAGTTGTGGAGATGATTTAAGTTTAGTTCTTAAGATTGATGGTAATAAGATTGTTGATGCATCATTTTTAGGTAATGGTTGTGCTATATCTACTGCATCATCAGCTATGCTTGTAGAGTTAATAAAAGATAAAGATGTAGATTTTGCTAAAAAGTTAGTTACTGCATTTTTTAAAATGATGAAAAGTGAAAGTTTAACTGAAGATGAAAGAAATATTTTAGGAAATGCTGAAATTTTAGAAATAACAAAAGATATGCCTGCAAGAATAAAGTGTTCTACACTAAGTTGGCATAGCCTTAAAGTAATTTTAGA